Proteins co-encoded in one Candida albicans SC5314 chromosome 3, complete sequence genomic window:
- the PXP2 gene encoding Pxp2p (Putative acyl-CoA oxidase; enzyme of fatty acid beta-oxidation; induced during macrophage infection; opaque specific transcript; putative peroxisome targeting signal; Spider biofilm induced), translated as MAMLTKSIHDEDHVEKKDPDTNPKTVQNVVSSRSPPNPAKDITEERNRTNWDLKEMHEFLEGGEAKSEQVLRLYQSIERDPILQTRPEQFDITQKEERELVATRINQMTKYMEIESAAKFRRRLQLMTIIDPSMGIRMLVNIGLFINCIKGNGTQKQYDFWAKSKEGAIIKQIHGSFGMTELGHGSNVAGCETTATFDEKTDTFIIDTPHIGATKWWIGGAAHSATHTVCYARLIVKDVDYGVKTFVVPLRDSNHNLLPGVAIGDIGAKMGRHGVDNGWIQFTEVRIPRFFMLQRWCKVDRQGNVTLPPLEQLSYISLLEGRVGMATDSYRIGARYITIALRFAVGRRQFASAKGKEETKLIDYTLHQRRLLPFLAMTYAAALGTDRLERQHEELLANLDKALATKDKLLLKNTINGTKSMFVDSGSLKSTLTWFAADLINETRQACGGHGYSSYNGFGKSYDDWVVQCTYEGDNNVLAMSAGKTIIKTVQQVLNGKPLQDSTLEFLNDAPTLSKAKKAVIRIKEHVDDVDRVLKAVAGLISKFSSDLIAVSHQSWDSIGPQRVILSKLRCHYYLLETFNERLNDNIKAKSPARPHLENIVKLYYVTNILGPFIDEFLRFGVISPKVAKYITGEYPQRLCAITRPYVIGLTDSFQQPDNIINSLIGQYDGNIYTNYLDSVKEVNNPLNDKAPYSEDLEAMLNRQSISQRERFERSKEAAAKLSR; from the coding sequence ATGGCTATGCTTACTAAATCTATACATGATGAAGAtcatgttgaaaaaaaggatCCTGACACCAATCCAAAAACGGTTCAAAATGTTGTTTCATCGAGATCACCCCCAAACCCAGCTAAGGACATTactgaagaaagaaatcGTACCAACTGGGATCTCAAGGAAATGCACGAGTTTTTAGAAGGTGGTGAAGCTAAATCTGAACAAGTTTTACGTTTgtatcaatcaattgaacgTGACCCAATCTTGCAAACCAGACCTgaacaatttgatattaCTCAAAAGGAAGAAAGAGAATTGGTTGCCACCAGAATCAACCAAATGACCAAATATATGGAAATTGAATCAGCTGCAAAATTCAGAAGAAGATTGCAATTGATGACAATTATCGACCCATCAATGGGTATTAGAATGTTAGTCAACATTGGATTGTTCATCAACTGTATTAAAGGTAACGGTACTCAAAAGCAATATGATTTCTGGGCTAAATCTAAAGAAGGTGCTattatcaaacaaattCACGGTTCCTTTGGTATGACTGAATTAGGTCATGGTTCCAATGTTGCAGGTTGTGAAACCACTGCCacttttgatgaaaaaaccgacacttttattattgatactCCTCACATTGGTGCTACTAAATGGTGGATTGGTGGCGCTGCTCATTCTGCCACTCACACTGTCTGTTACGCCAGATTAATTGTCAAAGATGTCGATTATGGGGTAAAGACATTTGTTGTCCCATTGAGAGATTCAAACCACAATTTGTTGCCTGGTGTTGCTATTGGTGACATTGGCGCCAAGATGGGTAGACATGGTGTCGATAACGGTTGGATTCAATTCACTGAAGTTAGAATTCCAAGATTTTTCATGTTACAAAGATGGTGTAAAGTTGACCGTCAAGGTAACGTCACTTTACCACCTTTGGAACAATTGTCTTACATTTCCCTTTTGGAAGGTAGAGTTGGTATGGCTACTGATTCTTATAGAATTGGTGCTAGATACATTACCATTGCCTTGAGATTTGCTGTTGGTAGAAGACAATTTGCCAGTGCAAAGGGcaaagaagaaactaaattgattgattacACTTTACACCAAAGAAGATTATTACCATTCTTGGCTATGACTTATGCTGCAGCTCTTGGTACTGACAGATTGGAACGTCAACATGAAGAATTGTTGGCAAACTTGGACAAAGCTTTGGCAACCAAAGacaagttgttgttgaaaaacaCCATCAATGGTACCAAATCCATGTTTGTTGATTCTGGTTCCTTAAAGTCTACATTGACTTGGTTTGCTGctgatttgattaatgaaACCAGACAAGCTTGTGGTGGTCATGGTTACTCCTCCTACAACGGGTTTGGTAAATCTTATGATGATTGGGTTGTTCAATGTACTTATGAAGGTGACAACAATGTCTTGGCTATGTCTGCTGGTAAGACCATTATCAAGACAGTTCAACAAGTTTTGAATGGGAAACCATTACAAGATTCAACCTTGGAATTCCTTAATGACGCCCCAACTTTGTCAAAGGCAAAGAAAGCGGTTATTAGAATTAAAGAACACGTTGACGATGTTGACCGTGTTTTGAAAGCTGTTGCTGGTTTGATTAGTAAATTCTCCTCCGATTTGATTGCTGTTTCACATCAATCTTGGGATTCAATTGGTCCACAAAGAGTCATTTTGTCTAAATTGAGATGTCACTACTATTTGTTGGAAACTTTTAACGAAAGATTGAACGACAACATTAAAGCCAAATCTCCAGCAAGACCACACTTGGAAAACATCGTTAAATTATACTATGTCACCAACATTTTGGGTCcatttattgatgaattctTAAGATTCGGTGTCATTTCACCAAAAGTTGCCAAATACATTACTGGTGAATACCCACAAAGATTATGTGCCATCACCAGACCATATGTCATTGGTCTCACTGATTCTTTCCAACAACCAGATAACATCATCAACTCATTGATTGGTCAATATGATGGTAACATTTACACAAACTACTTGGATTCTGTCAAGGAGGTCAATAACCCATTAAACGACAAAGCTCCATATTCTGAAGATTTGGAAGCCATGTTGAATCGTCAATCGATTTCTCAAAGAGAAAGATTCGAAAGAAGTAAAGAAGCAGCTGCTAAATTATCAAGATAA
- a CDS encoding uncharacterized protein (Predicted membrane protein; induced by prostaglandins): protein MTRQGLISLVSLAICCSGLYDCFQLELPPGLVKGGHFQFLTNVSLILTIIYILQTIVTPTSYNLRLQYNVVSNLEFTVTVSYWVMHLILPHWLNTNSFERDYWLDFKIHIWPYVYLIFDNQEQIKPKKSWTLTAIIIVVYWCYIERVVSVNDDGITRFPYPFLNNKTLVERFFRVTAMWLLSCLNYFVLGFRNSL, encoded by the coding sequence ATGACAAGGCAGGGCTTGATAAGTCTCGTATCGTTGGCAATATGCTGTAGTGGATTATACGATTGTTTCCAACTAGAATTACCACCAGGTTTAGTCAAAGGAGGccatttccaattcttgaCTAATGTTTCCTTGATATTGACAATAATCTATATTTTACAAACCATAGTCACTCCAACTAGTTACAATTTGAGATTACAGTATAATGTAGTCTCCAATTTAGAGTTCACTGTCACTGTTTCTTACTGGGTAATGCATCTCATTTTACCTCATTGGTTAAACACAAATTCATTTGAAAGAGACTATTGGCTCGACTTTAAAATTCATATATGGCCTTATGTCTACCTcatatttgataatcaGGAACAAATTAAGCCGAAAAAACTGTGGACGCTTACTGCCATTATTATCGTTGTGTATTGGTGTTATATTGAAAGAGTGGTGAGTGTCAATGACGATGGGATCACCAGGTTTCCGTATCCATtcttgaataataaaacattAGTGGAACGGTTCTTCCGGGTTACAGCCATGTGGTTACTCAGttgtttaaattattttgtattGGGATTTAGAAACAGTTTATAG
- a CDS encoding uncharacterized protein (Has domain(s) with predicted integral component of membrane localization), translated as MGITITIFRIVNLLFLGNGFIQSISTKLPPHLIKSGQFQFLTNCSLLTCLVYIISTFFISTGQVQWFYNLVSNLEFNVLFSYWTMALCFPSMVAEDDVDRNLLLDLQVHFFPYIYLIIDSQPSLGLKESWGWTIGYIFIYWVYIEWECGKHVHDGVSGYPYPFLKGRGVLGRFGCMSVFAAIACCNYFVLKLRNGA; from the coding sequence ATGGGTATTACAATTACAATTTTTAGAATAGTCAATTTACTTTTCCTAGGCAATGGTTTCattcaatcaatatcaacaaaattgcCACctcatttaataaaatcgggtcaatttcaattcttgacTAACTGTTCATTATTAACTTGCTTAGTCTATATCATTTCGACATTTTTCATACTGACTGGACAAGTCCAATGGTTTTATAATCTTGTGAGTAATTTAGAATTCAATGTTTTGTTTAGTTATTGGACCATGGCATTATGTTTCCCGTCAATGGTTGCTGAAGATGACGTTGATAGAAACTTATTACTTGATTTACAAGTACATTTTTTCCcttatatttatttaattatagATAGTCAACCATCACTTGGTTTGAAAGAGTCATGGGGTTGGACAATAggttatatttttatttattgggTTTATATTGAATGGGAATGTGGTAAACATGTACATGATGGAGTGAGTGGTTATCCCTATCCTTTTTTGAAAGGTAGAGGTGTGCTTGGTAGATTTGGGTGTATGTCTGTGTTTGCAGCTATTGCTTGTTGtaattattttgtattAAAGTTAAGAAATGGGGCTTAG
- the POX1-3 gene encoding acyl-CoA oxidase (Predicted acyl-CoA oxidase; farnesol regulated; stationary phase enriched protein; Spider biofilm induced), which translates to MSFTKKNVSLAEGPDPRSSIQTERANSKFNPEQMNYFLEGSKERSELFKGLAQQMERDPVLFTDGSYYDLTKDQQRELTALKINRLARYRETDSIDTFNKRLSLVGVFDPQVGTRIGVNLGLFLSCIRGNGTAEQLKYWAFDKETSNIKGIYGCFGMTELAHGSNVAGLETTATFDKETDEFVINTPHIGATKWWIGGAAHSATHCSVYARLIVDGEDYGVKTFVVPLRDSNHDLMPGVTVGDIGAKMGRDGIDNGWIQFSNVRIPRFFMLQKFCKVSADGDVVLPPLEQLSYSALLGGRVMMVLDSYRMLARMSTIALRYAIGRRQFKGDNVDQNDPNALETQLIDYPLHQKRLFPYLAAAYVISASALKIEHTIETTLEELDQAVAKEDQRAIFKSIDDMKSLFVDSGSLKSTATWLAAEAIDQCRQACGGHGYSSYNGFGKAYNDWVVQCTWEGDNNVLGMSVGKPIVREIINLEDKDKKVRGSTAFLNQLKEYTGSNSSKVVLDNVADLDDINKVIKAIEVAIIRLGQEAASTVRKESLDFVGAELVQLSKLKAHHYSLSEYVRRVNEFDQKELVPYLLTIAKLYGATVVLDKFAGIFLTFNVASTKAITDLASIQIPKLCAEVRPNVVAYTDSFQQSDMIVNAAIGKYDGDIYENYFDLVKAQNPPSKTKAPYSAALEAMLNRPSLEARERFEKTDETAEILSK; encoded by the coding sequence ATGTCTTTcacaaagaaaaatgtcAGTTTGGCAGAAGGTCCAGACCCAAGAAGCTCGATTCAAACTGAAAGAGCCAACTCCAAATTCAACCCTGAACAGATGAACTACTTTTTGGAAGGTTCTAAAGAAAGATCTGAATTGTTCAAAGGTTTAGCTCAACAAATGGAAAGAGACCCAGTCTTATTCACTGATGGTTCTTACTACGATTTAACTAAAGACCAACAAAGAGAATTAACCGCTTTAAAAATTAACAGATTAGCAAGATACAGAGAAACCGACTCTATTGACACATTTAACAAGAGATTATCATTGGTTGGTGTTTTCGACCCACAAGTCGGTACCAGAATTGGTGTTAACTTGGGTTTGTTCCTTTCTTGTATCAGAGGTAACGGTACTGctgaacaattgaaatacTGGGCCTTTGACAAAGAAACTTCTAACATCAAAGGTATTTACGGTTGTTTCGGTATGACTGAATTGGCTCACGGTTCTAATGTTGCTGGTTTAGAAACCACTGCCACTTTTGACAAAGAAACCGATGAATTTGTCATCAATACTCCTCACATTGGTGCCACTAAATGGTGGATTGGTGGTGCTGCTCACTCAGCTACCCACTGTTCTGTCTATGCCAgattaattgttgatggTGAAGACTATGGTGTCAAAACTTTTGTTGTCCCATTGAGAGACTCTAACCACGATCTTATGCCAGGTGTCACTGTTGGTGATATTGGTGCCAAGATGGGTAGAGATGGTATTGACAATGGTTGGATTCAATTCTCCAATGTCAGAATTCCAAGATTCTTTATGTTACAAAAATTCTGTAAAGTTTCTGCTGATGGTGATGTTGTCTTGCCTCCATTAGAACAATTATCCTACTCCGCTTTATTGGGTGGTAGAGTTATGATGGTTTTGGATTCATACAGAATGTTAGCAAGAATGTCTACTATTGCCTTGAGATATGCTATTGGTAGAAGACAATTCAAAGGTGACAATGTTGACCAAAATGATCCAAATGCTTTAGAAACTCAATTAATAGATTACCCATTGCACCAAAAGAGATTATTCCCATACTTGGCTGCTGCTTACGTTATTTCTGCTAGTGCTCTTAAGATTGAACACACCATTGAAACTACTTTAGAAGAATTAGATCAAGCTGTTGCCAAAGAAGATCAACGTgctattttcaaatctattGATGACATGAAATCCTTGTTTGTTGATTCTGGTTCATTGAAATCCACTGCTACTTGGTTGGCTGCTGAAGCTATTGACCAATGTAGACAAGCTTGTGGTGGTCACGGTTACTCATCATACAATGGTTTCGGTAAAGCTTACAACGATTGGGTTGTCCAATGTACTTGGGAAGGTGACAACAATGTCTTGGGTATGAGTGTTGGTAAACCAATTGTCAGAGAAATTATCAATCTTGAAGACAAAGACAAGAAAGTCAGAGGTTCTACTGCTTtcttgaatcaattgaaagaatACACTGGTTCTAACAGCTCAAAGGTTGTGTTGGACAATGTTGCTGATTTGGATGATATCAACAAGGTTATCAAAGCCATTGAAGTTGCTATTATCAGATTAGGTCAAGAAGCTGCCTCTACTGTCAGAAAGGAATCTTTAGATTTCGTTGGTGCTGAATTGGTTCAACTTTCTAAATTGAAGGCTCACCACTACCTGTTGAGTGAATACGTTAGAAGAGTTAACGAATTTGaccaaaaagaattggttCCATACTTGCTCACCATTGCTAAATTATACGGTGCCACTGTTGTTTTGGACAAATTTGCTGGTATTTTCTTGACTTTCAATGTTGCTTCTACTAAAGCTATCACTGACTTGGCTTCTAttcaaattccaaaattgtGTGCTGAAGTTAGACCAAACGTTGTTGCTTACACTGATTCCTTCCAACAATCCGATATGATTGTCAACGCTGCTATTGGTAAATACGATGGTGATATCTATGAAAATTACTTTGACTTGGTCAAGGCCCAAAACCCACCATCAAAGACTAAAGCTCCATACTCTGCTGCTTTGGAAGCTATGTTGAACAGACCATCTTTGGAAGCCAGagaaagatttgaaaagacTGATGAAACCGCTGAAATTTTATccaaataa
- a CDS encoding uncharacterized protein (Ortholog of C. dubliniensis CD36 : Cd36_81960, Pichia stipitis Pignal : psti_CGOB_00163, Candida tropicalis MYA-3404 : CTRG_02378 and Candida albicans WO-1 : CAWG_02525) has protein sequence MGNSIDEQTWKNATTDYKNLHKLVENSHSIRSFAFKCQDVIINRSTVDNAYYQSAKRFLLIINLLGFGTEIRRLLIDDLKKIPNFHLNYHSLSPEEQENMVSHVKSIQKWATHYGINLELAFLLEFSEYIFTKQFIYNSHILYQLLKREEKIWERRVEFLRLEQQQYEKNRENHK, from the coding sequence atggGGAATCTGATTGATGAACAAACATGGAAGAATGCAACCACAGACTATAAAAACTTACACAAACTTGTTGAAAATTCTCACTCAATTAGAAGTTTCGCTTTTAAATGTCAAGATGTTATTATTAACAGATCGACGGTGGATAATGCGTATTATCAATCAGCGAAAAGATTcttattgataattaaCTTATTGGGTTTTGGAACAGAAATACGACGTTtgttaattgatgatttgaaaaagattcCTAATTTTCACttaaattatcattcaTTATCACCAGAGGAACAGGAAAATATGGTTAGTCATGTCAAGTCTATTCAGAAATGGGCAACACACTATGGCATAAACTTGGAATTAGCATTTTTATTGGAGTTCTCGGAATATATATTTACCAAACAATTCATATACAATTCACATATTTTATACCAGTTGTTAAAAAGGGAAGAGAAGATTTGGGAAAGAAGAGTTGAATTTTTAAGATTGGAACAACAGCAGTATGAGAAAAACAGAGAAAACCATAAATGA
- the TOM6 gene encoding Tom6p (Predicted component of the TOM (translocase of outer membrane) complex, involved in protein import into mitochondria) produces the protein MNVSGRIPPQGAKEEQSTFEKIKNSPAFTIGTQAALFGLGVLFIQSPLMDMLVPQL, from the coding sequence ATGAACGTATCAGGAAGAATTCCACCACAAGGTGCCAAAGAAGAACAATcaacttttgaaaaaattaagaacTCACCAGCTTTCACCATTGGTACACAAGCTGCTTTATTTGGTCTTGGTGTTTTGTTCATACAATCACCATTGATGGATATGTTGGTCCCACAATTATAA
- the RNA1 gene encoding GTPase-activating protein (Putative GTPase-activating protein; protein level decreases in stationary phase cultures; Spider biofilm repressed), with protein MASVEVELGVTPETTYSISGKQLKFDSESDIAPYIKELTEKENVKKVDFSGNTIGIEASKALSEALLKHKDTIVEINFSDLYTGRLNTEIPQSLEYLLPALSKLPNLKLINLSDNAFGLQTIDPIEAYLAKAVSIEHLILSNNGMGPFAGSRIGGSLFKLAKAKKAEGKESLKTFICGRNRLENGSVNYLSVGLRNHKDLEVVRLYQNGIRPAGISKLVEQGLSNNKKLKVLDLQDNTITTRGAIHIAESLSNWPLLVELNLNDSLLKNKGSLKLVEAFHAGDEKPQLITLKLQYNELETDSLRVLADAIASKLPQLKFLELNGNRFEEDSEHIDKINGIFEERGYGEIDELDELEELDSEEEEDDEDDEGEDDTLEEDLDLTQLEEELAGVSLEDKDGNVDEIAEELSKTHIK; from the coding sequence ATGGCATCAGTAGAAGTTGAATTAGGAGTTACTCCAGAAACCActtattcaatttcagGAAAACAACTAAAATTTGATTCTGAATCGGATATTGCTCCATATATCAAGGAATTGacggaaaaagaaaacgtcaaaaaagttgatttttCAGGAAATACTATTGGTATTGAAGCATCAAAAGCATTAAGTGAAGCATTATTAAAACATAAAGACACTATCGTTGAAATCAACTTTTCTGATTTATACACTGGTAGATTGAATACTGAAATTCCTCAATCTTTAGAGTATTTGTTACCAGCATTGTCGAAATTgccaaatttgaaattgatcaacTTGAGTGACAATGCTTTTGGATTGCAAACTATTGATCCAATTGAAGCTTACTTGGCCAAAGCTGTTTCCATCGagcatttgattttgtcaAACAATGGTATGGGTCCATTTGCTGGGTCAAGAATTGGAGGATCTTTGTTTAAGTTAGCTAAGGCTAAGAAAGCAGAAGGAAAGGAGTCTTTGAAAACATTTATTTGTGGTAGAAACAGATTGGAAAATGGTTCTGTTAACTATTTATCTGTTGGGTTAAGAAATCACAAGGATTTGGAAGTGGTTAGATTGTATCAAAATGGTATTAGACCTGCTGGTATTTCTAAATTGGTTGAGCAAGGTTTATctaacaacaaaaaattaaaagtgCTTGATTTGCAAGACAATACCATCACTACCAGAGGAGCTATTCACATTGCAGAATCATTATCTAACTGGCCACTTTTGGTTGAGTTGAATCTTAACGATTCCTTATTGAAGAACAAAGGTTCTTTGAAATTAGTCGAAGCCTTCCATGCTGGAGATGAAAAACCGCAATTAATTACCTTGAAATTACAATATAATGAGTTAGAAACAGATAGTTTAAGAGTTTTGGCTGATGCAATTGCCAGTAAATTACCACAATTGAAGTTCTTGGAATTGAACGGTAATAGATTTGAAGAGGATTCCGAACATATCGATAAAATCAATGGAATCTTCGAAGAAAGAGGCTATGGCGAAATAGATGAATTGGATGAATTAGAAGAGCTTGAtagtgaagaagaagaagatgacgaGGATGACGAAGGAGAAGACGACACATTAGAGGAAGACCTTGATTTGACAcaattagaagaagaattggctGGAGTTTCTTTGGAAGACAAAGATGGTAACGTGGATGAAATTGCCGAAGAATTATCCAAAACTCATATTAAATAG